The following coding sequences lie in one Cyanobacterium sp. Dongsha4 genomic window:
- a CDS encoding AAA family ATPase, whose protein sequence is MKEELNTLIKAQYPLIYLVTSEEERAEKAIADIVAESDSKNPPRIYAWTVTRGLVELDNPSRSSVQHNTVSPEAAIEWVVRQKEAGIYIFKDLHPYLESPPVTRWLRDAIASFKGTDKIIILMSPYQQTPLELEKDLVVLDFPLPQASELDQVLEKALKRARGKQLQPEIKERLRRAALGLTIDEAEKVYRKALVKAGKLSDEEVEIVLSEKKQLIRRNGILDYIEEDETIKGVGGLEELKRWLTQRSQAFTEKARDYGLPQPKGMLILGVPGCGKSLIAKTTSKLWGLPLLRLDMGRVYDGSMVGKSEANLRSALKTAESISPAILFIDELDKAFAGSAGSGDSDGGTSSRIFGSFLTWMQEKQSPVFVMATANRLEKLPGEFLRKGRFDEIFFVDLPNAQEREAIFHIHLKKRRHDIDRFDLDQLAKVSDGFSGAEIEQAIVAAMYEAFAQEREFTQLDIIAAIKSTLPLSRTMTEQVSALRDWARQRARPASSSIAEYQRMEF, encoded by the coding sequence ATGAAAGAAGAACTAAACACTCTGATTAAAGCTCAATATCCTCTCATCTACTTGGTGACATCCGAGGAAGAAAGAGCTGAAAAGGCGATCGCCGATATAGTGGCAGAGTCAGACAGTAAGAATCCCCCTCGCATTTATGCTTGGACTGTTACTCGTGGTCTAGTGGAATTAGATAACCCTAGTCGTAGTTCTGTACAACACAACACCGTATCCCCTGAAGCGGCCATCGAGTGGGTTGTCAGACAGAAGGAAGCTGGAATCTATATCTTCAAAGACTTACATCCTTACTTAGAGTCTCCCCCCGTTACCCGTTGGTTAAGAGATGCGATCGCCTCTTTTAAAGGTACAGATAAGATTATCATATTAATGTCCCCTTATCAACAAACTCCTTTAGAATTGGAAAAAGACCTCGTGGTGTTAGATTTTCCCTTACCCCAAGCCAGTGAATTGGATCAGGTTTTGGAAAAAGCCCTCAAAAGAGCCAGAGGAAAGCAGTTACAGCCTGAAATTAAGGAAAGACTGCGTCGTGCCGCACTAGGTTTAACCATCGATGAAGCGGAAAAGGTATATCGTAAAGCCTTAGTCAAGGCAGGAAAATTAAGCGATGAAGAGGTTGAAATTGTCCTTTCTGAGAAAAAGCAACTAATTCGTCGTAACGGTATCCTAGACTATATCGAGGAGGATGAAACTATCAAGGGAGTAGGTGGTTTAGAAGAACTGAAACGCTGGTTAACTCAACGTTCTCAGGCTTTCACTGAAAAAGCAAGAGATTATGGACTACCTCAACCTAAAGGGATGCTGATTTTAGGCGTACCGGGGTGCGGAAAGTCACTCATTGCCAAAACTACTTCTAAACTATGGGGTTTACCCTTACTTCGCTTAGATATGGGTAGAGTCTATGATGGTTCGATGGTTGGTAAATCTGAAGCCAATTTACGCAGTGCCTTAAAAACCGCAGAATCAATTTCTCCTGCTATACTCTTTATCGATGAGTTAGACAAGGCCTTCGCAGGTAGTGCGGGTTCTGGAGATTCTGATGGAGGAACATCTAGTCGTATTTTCGGTTCATTCCTCACATGGATGCAGGAAAAACAATCCCCTGTATTCGTAATGGCAACGGCTAACCGTTTAGAAAAACTACCCGGTGAGTTTTTACGCAAAGGTCGTTTTGACGAAATCTTCTTCGTTGATTTACCTAATGCCCAAGAAAGAGAAGCGATTTTCCATATTCACCTCAAAAAACGTCGCCATGATATTGACAGATTTGATCTGGATCAATTAGCAAAGGTTTCTGACGGGTTTTCAGGGGCTGAAATAGAACAAGCGATCGTCGCCGCTATGTATGAGGCTTTTGCCCAAGAGCGAGAGTTCACACAGCTAGACATTATCGCCGCTATCAAGTCCACATTGCCCCTATCCCGCACTATGACTGAACAGGTCTCAGCACTACGAGACTGGGCAAGACAACGCGCCCGACCTGCTTCGTCCTCCATAGCGGAATATCAACGCATGGAGTTTTAA